One region of Xylanimonas ulmi genomic DNA includes:
- the ppdK gene encoding pyruvate, phosphate dikinase gives MTASATPTTPATAAPDHGYVYDFAEGDAGMKSLLGGKGAGLAEMTRIGVPVPDGFTVTTQACVATMQADGVWPEALWAQIEARLDALERRTGRTLGGGERPLLVSVRSGSVFSMPGMMDTILNLGISDDAAAALAAETGNARFAWDSYRRFVQMYGEVVEGVPAHAFEDELTALKHRRGAGLDTDLSVDDLRELVATFRRVARANGADIPTDPREQLRRSVGAVFASWDNPRARVYRGLNNISDDLGTAVNIQQMVFGNRGESSATGVAFTRNPSTGAKELYGEFLVNAQGEDVVAGIRTPRPLAELESVLPEAYGQFIDTMALLESHYGDMQDIEFTIEEGKLYLLQTRNGKRTAAAALKVARDMVDEGVIDRATALRRIEPEQLDQLLHPGLDPAHTATPVTRGLNASPGAAVGRLVFDADTAAERGKAGDAVVLVRWETTPDDIHGVVAAQGVLTAHGGMTSHAAVVARGMGKPCVAGAGELQIDAAARTVTIGKTVLTEADTVTLDGSTGNVYLGALDLVPPQITDDFREVLGWADEVRRLGVRANADTGPDAAKARELGAEGIGLCRTEHMFMAADRLPVVQRMILASDAEARGAALADLLPMQQSDFDEIFAAMTGLPVTIRLIDPPLHEFLPDLVEQSLLVQRLEAAGAGAPPSDELVAARTLLAHVKRLHEMNPMLGTRGVRLSLLYPEICVMQTRAIIRAAIAVLGRGLDPHVEIMVPLVGFAEELRRMREVIVRTADEEIAAAGVALDYTVGTMIELPRAALTADRVAEHADFFSFGTNDLTQTAVGISRDDAEGSFLASYLEAGIVPANPFASIDAEGVAELVRIGVTKGRSTKPGLKTGVCGEHGGDPASIAIFDAIGLDYVSCSPYRVPLARLAAARTTLGG, from the coding sequence ATGACCGCATCGGCCACCCCCACCACCCCCGCCACAGCGGCTCCGGACCACGGCTACGTCTACGACTTCGCCGAAGGCGACGCAGGCATGAAGTCCCTGCTCGGCGGCAAGGGCGCCGGCCTCGCCGAGATGACGCGCATCGGCGTGCCCGTCCCGGACGGCTTCACGGTCACCACGCAGGCGTGCGTGGCCACGATGCAGGCCGACGGCGTCTGGCCCGAGGCCCTGTGGGCGCAGATCGAGGCCCGCCTCGACGCGCTCGAGCGGCGCACCGGACGCACGCTCGGCGGCGGCGAGCGTCCGCTGCTGGTCTCGGTCCGCTCGGGCTCGGTGTTCTCGATGCCCGGCATGATGGACACCATCCTCAACCTCGGCATCAGCGACGACGCCGCCGCGGCCCTGGCCGCCGAGACCGGCAACGCGCGCTTCGCCTGGGACTCCTACCGCCGGTTCGTGCAGATGTACGGCGAGGTCGTCGAAGGCGTGCCCGCGCACGCGTTCGAGGACGAGCTCACCGCGCTCAAGCACCGTCGCGGCGCGGGGCTGGACACCGACCTGAGCGTCGACGACCTGCGCGAGCTCGTGGCGACCTTCCGCCGCGTGGCGCGCGCGAACGGCGCCGACATCCCCACCGACCCGCGCGAGCAGCTGCGCCGCTCGGTGGGCGCCGTCTTCGCCTCCTGGGACAACCCGCGCGCCCGGGTGTACCGCGGCCTGAACAACATCTCCGACGACCTCGGCACCGCCGTCAACATCCAGCAGATGGTGTTCGGCAACCGCGGCGAGTCGTCCGCGACGGGCGTCGCGTTCACGCGCAACCCGTCGACCGGGGCCAAGGAGCTCTACGGCGAGTTCCTGGTCAACGCCCAGGGCGAGGACGTCGTCGCCGGCATCCGCACGCCGCGCCCGCTGGCCGAGCTCGAGTCGGTGCTGCCCGAGGCGTACGGCCAGTTCATCGACACCATGGCGCTGCTCGAGAGCCACTACGGCGACATGCAGGACATCGAGTTCACCATCGAGGAGGGCAAGCTCTACCTGCTGCAGACCCGCAACGGCAAGCGCACCGCCGCGGCCGCCCTCAAGGTCGCGCGCGACATGGTCGACGAGGGCGTGATCGACCGCGCCACCGCGCTGCGCCGCATCGAGCCCGAGCAGCTCGACCAGCTCCTGCACCCGGGCCTCGACCCCGCGCACACGGCCACCCCGGTCACGCGCGGCCTCAACGCCTCGCCCGGCGCGGCCGTCGGACGCCTCGTGTTCGACGCCGACACGGCCGCCGAGCGCGGCAAGGCCGGCGACGCCGTCGTGCTGGTGCGCTGGGAGACCACGCCCGACGACATCCACGGCGTCGTCGCGGCGCAGGGCGTGCTGACCGCGCACGGCGGCATGACGTCGCACGCCGCCGTCGTCGCGCGCGGCATGGGCAAGCCGTGCGTCGCGGGCGCCGGCGAGCTGCAGATCGACGCCGCGGCCCGCACCGTCACCATCGGCAAGACCGTGCTGACCGAGGCCGACACCGTGACGCTCGACGGCTCGACCGGCAACGTGTACCTCGGGGCGCTCGACCTGGTGCCGCCGCAGATCACCGACGACTTCCGCGAGGTGCTCGGCTGGGCCGACGAGGTGCGCCGCCTGGGGGTGCGAGCCAACGCCGACACCGGCCCCGACGCCGCCAAGGCGCGCGAGCTGGGCGCCGAGGGCATCGGCCTGTGCCGCACCGAGCACATGTTCATGGCCGCCGACCGGCTGCCGGTCGTGCAGCGCATGATCCTCGCGTCCGACGCCGAGGCCCGGGGCGCCGCCCTCGCCGACCTGCTGCCCATGCAGCAGAGCGACTTCGACGAGATCTTCGCGGCCATGACCGGGCTGCCGGTCACCATCCGGCTCATCGACCCGCCGCTGCACGAGTTCCTGCCCGACCTGGTCGAGCAGTCGCTGCTGGTGCAGCGGCTCGAGGCCGCGGGCGCCGGGGCGCCGCCGTCGGACGAGCTGGTCGCGGCGCGCACGCTGCTCGCGCACGTCAAGCGGCTGCACGAGATGAACCCGATGCTCGGCACGCGCGGTGTGCGGCTGTCGCTGCTGTACCCGGAGATCTGCGTCATGCAGACGCGCGCGATCATCCGGGCCGCGATCGCGGTGCTCGGGCGCGGGCTCGACCCGCACGTCGAGATCATGGTGCCGCTCGTGGGCTTCGCCGAGGAGCTGCGCCGCATGCGCGAGGTCATCGTCCGCACGGCCGACGAGGAGATCGCCGCGGCGGGTGTGGCGCTCGACTACACCGTGGGCACCATGATCGAGCTGCCGCGCGCGGCCCTCACGGCCGACCGGGTCGCCGAGCACGCCGACTTCTTCTCCTTCGGCACCAACGACCTGACGCAGACCGCCGTCGGCATCTCGCGCGACGACGCCGAGGGCTCGTTCCTCGCCTCGTACCTGGAGGCGGGCATCGTGCCGGCCAACCCGTTCGCGTCGATCGACGCCGAGGGCGTGGCCGAGCTGGTGCGCATCGGCGTGACCAAGGGCCGGTCGACCAAGCCGGGGCTCAAGACGGGGGTGTGCGGCGAGCACGGCGGCGACCCGGCCAGCATCGCGATCTTCGACGCGATCGGGCTGGACTACGTCTCGTGCAGCCCGTACCGCGTCCCCCTGGCCCGCCTCGCCGCAGCCCGCACCACGCTGGGCGGCTGA